The genomic window CATTATTCTTAGTATCCAAACCTCTACACCTCACTTTCGAATTTTTGCGATTGTGTTCAGTTTACCGGCCTACCTTCTGTTTGTGGGGAAGGTTTTAAACTCATTAGATAAGCAATTAAGTCTTCCAGGTCTTGTTCACTCAAATAATCGTACCTCGGCATTATGCTTCCGGGTAAGATCTTTTGTGGATTTTTTTAAGTGTTCACGATGCCAATCAGCATTCCAACGATTTCCCACCCACATTAAGTCAGCACCTGTTCGTTTTGATCCCAACATTGCAGGAGCCTCATAATAATAATCTGCTGGTTGTGAAATTGGACCAAGAGCACTGTCGGCAAGCACAGGTCGTACAAACATGGTATGACAAACATGACAGCCTTCGCGAATATAAACTTCACGGCCGCGATATTCAGCAGAATCAAAAGCATAATTTCGTAATTCTGCGTTCTCGTTTGGTACTTGCATTTGGTCATCATAAAAGGCAAGTAAGCAGTACCAAAAACCCCAATTAAAATAAAACAGACGCACCTATGATATAAGTTAACATTGACCTCTCGTTTGCAAATCCTCCCATTCCTTCACCTCCACTTTTTTAGTGTAGAGTGCAGAGTTCAAAGTGTAGAGTTGTACAAGTGGTGCTACGAAGCAACTACCTAAAAACTCAAACTCAAAACTCAAAACTCAAAACTGTTACGCTGTGCTCTCATTCGTATTTTGTGAGCCTTTTGATAATCGGATCGTCTTATATATGTTCACGATAAAAAATATTTGAGCGCCAAACATTAAGGTTCCACCGATTGCTCTTATCCAAAAGAAAGGCCTCATGGCAACTAACATTTCCACAAACTGTAATCCATATTGGGCACCTTCAATCCAGGCAAAGCCCTCAAAAACACCAGCCGTCCAAGTGCTAAACGTGAAGAGCAGAAGTCCGATGGTTGATAACCAATAATGTGTTTCCATTAATCTTTGTGAGTAAATATTTTGATAAGTAATTTTCGGAATAGTATAGTACATCATCGCAAATGCGACATATGAAAATGCACCGAAAACAGGTAAGTGAGCATGCCCTGGTACCCAGTCGGTAAATTTGACGATAGAACTTGGCCCTTGTAAAGATTGGAACGGGCCTTGAAGACAGGTAATTAAATAGAAAATCGCTCCAGAAACTAGAAATTTTAGTGGAGTATTATGGGCGACAACATGCCACTTTCCTTTCATTGTTCCAAATACATTAGCTAATACAGCCCACACAGGAATGATTAATAGTACAGATGGAATAATTCCAGCTTTCATTAACCAAAGAGGGATAGGCCCGTTTTGGAGATGGTGAGGACCATTCCATACATAAAAAGTTGCAATTGTCCAAAAGCCAATTAAAGATAAACGGTGACTATATAATGGATTTTTCGAAAGATAGGGTAATAGATAGTATATTAATCCGACACCAACTGTTGTAAACCAAAGCCCGATGACATTATGACCATAGAACCAAAATATTAAAAACTGTGGTACACCAGACAAGAGTTTATAGGGTAAGTTTCCTATAATATACAAGCCGGGCAACCAGATAAGAGAGCCCATAAAGTACCATAGACTCACATATAATTGTTTTTCGTTGCGTTGAGCAATGGTTGTAAAGCAAATTAACGCTAAGGTGACCACTCCTAAAACGACGAGAATATCGATCCATAACGGCCATTCAGCATATTCAGCAACTGTCGTGTATCCTAGTGTCAAGGCAATAGAACCCACAATGATGATAAAGTTCCATGCATAAGCTAAATAGACTGCCAATTTTGGAAAAGCGAGTTGATTTCTACATAGTTTCGGGATAACATAAAATAGAGCAGCAATATTGGCCATTGATAACCAACCAAACAGTAACATATTTGTGTGAATTGGCCGTATTCTGCCAAATTGCAGGTAAACTTGTAAGGGTCCCCAGACCAAGAAATTTGGCCAAATAAATTTTAATGCTAATATAAGGCCGTATAGCATACCAACAACGAGCCATACGAGGGACGAATAGAAAAATATTTTTGTTGGTCTATATATATCGTTGGTAGCTTGTTGTGTGGTCATAAATCCCACTCCTTTTGAAAATGAATGTACATTGAAACTTGTAATAAAAAGTTGATCGACAATACCCTTACTATTTCCAAAAGTTTTTTCCTTATTCTCCAAAAATTTCATATTCATCAAGCACTTATTTCTTTAAGGTGATTGACATTAGGAGCCACTTCGACTAAAATTGAATTATGAATGAATGGTCATTCATTATTTTTATAGAAGGTGGGGAAAAACTTTGGCTAAGCGTAGAGGGCAAAAATATGACCAGATCATTGAAGCGGCAGTAAAGGTTATCGCCCAAAATGGCTATCATCACTCACAAGTCTCAAAAATAGCCAAAGAAGCAGGGGTGGCCGATGGGACGATCTATTTGTACTTTAAAAACAAAGAGGATATTCTCGTTTCTTTATTCCAAGAAAAAATGGGTAAATTTATTCAAAAGATTGAAGATGAATTAGCAGGAGAATCTTCAATTGAGGAGAAATTATTATTATTAATAACTATGCACCTCCAACAATTACAAGCTGACCACTCATTAGCAATCGTTACTCAACTAGAGTTACGTCAATCTAACATTGAGTTGCGAAACCGCATAAATGAAGTATTAAGAGGTTATTTAAAGCTGATTGATACGATCATTTTACTTGGAATTAAAGAAGGAATTTTTTCAGAAGAGATAGACGTTCGAATTGCAAGACAAATGATCTTTGGTACGATTGATGAAGTTGTCACGAACTGGGTCATGAAAGAACATAAGTATAATTTAGTTCAGCTTGCAACATTTATTCACACAATGCTTCTAAATGCTTTAAAGAAGTAGACAATGCTCGTTCAGTAGTACTCATATTGTTTTAGGTTAAAAGTTGGTGCAGTTATGTAGTAAATCTGGCGTGCCTTAGTCATAATCCACCAACAAAAACTTAAAATGATTTTTTTTGGAAGTAATTTTCTCAATATTCAATTTTGCTGAATTTGTGCAATAATTATTTTACATTCGTACTACTAGGACTTATAGTTTAATAGAATAAGCATTGAGTAAAACAAAGGAGTGAGTGATGTGTCAAAGTATCAATTTTTCCTTGTTAAACAGGAGGATCGTATTGCAACAGTTACGATTAATCATCCACCTGCGAATGCCCTGTCATCCCCGTTGCTTCGTGAATTATCAACAGTGTTTGATGAACTAGAGAGCAATGAGGAAGTGAAAGTCATTGTTTTACACGGACAAGGTAGATTTTTTGCAGCAGGAGCTGATATCAAAGAATTTACGACTGTGGAGACGGGAGCTGATTTTGCGCAATTAGCAGAGTACGGACAAAAGTTATTTGATCGAATTGAACAATTTAAAAAGCCCGTTATTGCTGCGATCCATGGAGCTGCCCTAGGCGGAGGCTTAGAACTAGCAATGGCTTGTCATATCAGGCTAGTCTCGACAACAACAAAGTTAGGATTACCAGAGTTACAGCTTGGGTTAATTCCAGGTTTTGCTGGTAGTCAAAGGTTACCTCGCTATGTTGGTGTAGCTAAAGCAGCCGAAATGCTCCTAACAAGCGAACCGATATCTGGAAGTGAAGCTGTGTCTTTAGGTTTAGCTAACCATGCATATAACGAAGAAGAATTAATGGAAAGAGCTTATGAGTTAGCGAAAAAGCTAACAAAAAAGAGCGCTGTTTCTATGAAATTAGCTCTAGAGTTACTAACGTATGCGAATAACTATCGTTTTGAAGAAGGAGTAAATAAGGAAGCCGAATTATTTGGAATTGCTTTTGACTCTGAGGATGGTCAAGAAGGGATTAAGGCGTTTATTGAGAAAAGACCACCACAATTTAAGGATAGATAGGCTGTATGCGTGAGATGAAATAAAGTCCTAAGAAAAACATTTACTTAAATTTTAAGGAGGTTAAAGCAATGAATATTTTTGTAGTAATGAAAAGAACCTTCGATACTGAAGAGAAGATTACACTTAGCAATGGTTCCATTAATGAGGATGGGGCAGAATTCATTATTAATCCTTACGATGAATACGCAATTGAGGAAGCGCTCGTTCTCCGTGAGAAGCATGGTGGGGAAGTCACTGTAGTATCCTTTGGTCAAGAAGCCGTTGAAAAAGAAATTCGAACAGCTTTAGCGATGGGTGCAGATAAAGCCATTTTAGTTGACAGCGAAGAGGTTGATGACAAAGATCAATTTACAACTGCAAAGGTATTAGCAACTTTATTAAAGGATAAAGAGGTTGATATTATTTTAGCAGGAAATGTAGCTGTTGATGGTGGTTCAGGGCAAGTAGGCCCAAGAATTGCAGAAGAACTAGAAATTGCTCACGTGACATCTGTTACTAAAATTGAGGTTGAAGGTACTGTTGCAACAATTGAACGCGATGTTGAAGGTGATAAGGAAGTAATTGAAGTGTCACTTCCGGTTCTTGTAACAGCACAACAAGGACTAAATGAGCCAAGATATCCTTCATTACCTGGAATAATGAAAGCTAAGAAAAAACCGTTAGAGCGACTTGAACTAGATGATTTAGATTTAGAGGAAGAAGATGTTGAAGCGAAAACAAAGACGGTTGAAATTTACTTACCGCCTAAAAAAGAAGCAGGTAAAATTCTTACAGGTGAAATAGCTGATCAAGCTAAAGAACTTGTTTCATTATTAAAGACGGAAGCAAAAGTAATTTAACTGGAGGGATTATGATGGCTAGAAAAGTATTAGTTCTTGCTGATGTTCGAGACAATTCATTTCGTAATGTTTCTTTTGAGACCATAGCAGCTGCCAAAAGAATTGTAAATGGCGGGGAAGTTGTAAGTGTTCTTTTAGGTGAAAATGTAAGCGGTTTAACTGGAGAACTCTTTCACTATGGAGCAGATCGAGTGTTGACAGTAGAAAGTAGTAGTTTAAAAGAATACACGTCTGATGCTTATTCCCAAGCCTTATTACAAATTATTGATACTGAGGCACCAGATGCAGTATTTATGGGCCATACAGCGGTAGGTAAAGACCTTGCCCCAAGGATTGCGATGAGAAAACAAGCAGGATTAATTTCAGATGCGATTGATTTAGAAGCAGTCGGTGAAGAAGTAATTTTTACTCGTCCAATATATTCTGGGAAAGCTTTCGAGAAGAAAGTAGTTACAGATGGGATTATCTTAGCAACAATTCGTCCTAACAACATTGCTCCTCTTGCTAAAGACGAGTCACGTACAGGAGAAGTAACTGCTATCTCAGTAGATATAAAAGACCTTCGTACTACGATTAAAGAAATTGTACGTAAAAGTACAGGTGGAGTAGATTTATCTGAAGCAAAAATTGTTATTGCAGGCGGTCGAGGTGTGAAAAGCGAAGAAGGTTTTAAAAAGCTTTATGAATTAGCAGACGTCTTAGGAGCAGCAGTTGGTGCTTCACGTGGTGCATGTGATGCCGAGTATTGTGATTATTCACTACAAATCGGTCAAACAGGTAAGGTTGTAACACCTGACCTATACATTGCCTTGGGTATTTCAGGTGCAATCCAACATGTGGCAGGTATGTCGAACTCCAAATGTATCGTTGCAGTAAACAAAGATCCTGAAGCTACAATTTTTAGCATTGCTGACTATGGTATTGTTGGTGATCTATTTGAAGTATTACCTATTCTAATAGAGGAATTTAAAAAAGAAGTAGTAAGTTCATAATAATTTTAAGCGGGCCTAGAAAAGGCGCGCTTTTCTAATTGTCTCATTTCCCGACATTTGGTAATTTTTGCATCAAATCTAATAAAGTATTTATCATTATGGTACTTAAATCTTACAAAAGGTTGAGAGCTAAGCCTTGGATAAAACACTCTAAAAAAGGGGAAATTTACACTGAAAGCAATTTTCTAGCTAGCCTCAATGAAATATTGTATAATACTCTATGAGGTAAAATGATGGAATATAGGGAGGATTTAACAATGGCAATTGTAAACGTAACAGATCAAACTTTTACTAGTGAAACAAGTGAAGGTGTAGTATTAGTAGATTTTTGGGCTCCATGGTGCGGACCTTGTAAAATGATTGCACCTGTATTAGAAGAACTTGATGCAGAATTAGGCGGTAAAGCTAAAGTGGTTAAGATTGACGTGGATGAAAATCAAGAAACAGCTGGTAAATTCGGCGTGATGAGCATTCCAACGTTATTAGTATTCAAAAACGGTGAGGTTGTAGATCAGGTTGTCGGTTTCCAACCTAAAGAAGCGTTAGCTGAACTTTTAAACAAACACTTATAATAAAAAAGCCACCTGAACGGTGGCTTTTTTAGTTTAGAGTTATTGAGAGTGTTGCACTTAAGCATTTTCTTTCCAAAACTCTACACTTTACACTTTACACTCTAAACTGTTATAGTTCTTCTAAATATAATATCATCGGTAAAGTGTGGTGATTTGCATTGGAGAAACTAAAAGAGAAATTAGCAATATTACCAGATCAGCCTGGTTGTTATTTAATGAAAGATAGGCAAGGGACCACAATATACGTTGGAAAGGCAAAAATTCTAAAAAATAGAGTCCGATCGTATTTCACTGGTTCACATGATGGGAAAACTCAACTTTTAGTAAGTGAGATTGAGGATTTTGAATATATTATAACCTCTTCAAACTTTGAGGCTTTAATTTTGGAGCACAATTTAATTAAAAAGTATGATCCGAAATATAATGTTATGTTAAAAGATGATAAAAGCTACCCTTACCTAAAAGTTACTTCAGAGGAACATCCCCGTCTAATTACAACGCGTAATGTCAAAAAAGATAAAGGTAAGTATTTTGGGCCATATCCAAACGCTGCAGCTGCTAGTGAGACTAAGAAGCTACTTGATCGTTTATATCCACTTAGAAAGTGTTCTACAATACCGGATCGAGTCTGTCTGTATTATCATATCAATCAATGCCTCGGACCGTGTATCCAAGATGTAAGTAAAGGTACGAACCGTGAGATGGTAGAGGAAATTACTCGATTTTTAAATGGAGGTCATAAAGAAATAAAGAAGAGCCTTATCGCAAAAATGGAGAAAGCTGCAGAAGCACTTGAATTTGAGCGTGCGAAGGAGTATCGCGATCAAATTCAGCATATTGAAGCTGTCATGGAAAAACAAAAAATGACTATTGCCGATGATATTGATCGAGATGTCTTTGGGTTTGCCTATGATAAAGGGTGGATGTGTGTACAGGTGTTTTTTGTTCGCCAAGGAAAACTGATAGAACGAGATGTATCGCTGTTTCCTGTATATCAAGAACCCGATGAAGAGTTTTTAACGTTTTTAGGGCAATTTTATAGTCAAAAAGAGCACCTAAAGCCTAAAGAAATATTCTTACCCAATACAATAGATAAGGATCTGGCAAGCGAATTTATTCAAGTTAGAACTGTCCATCCTCAAAAAGGAACAAAGAAAGATCTAGTGGACCTCGCTACCAAAAATGCTGATGCCGCTTTAAAAGATAAATTTGCCTTGATTGAACGGGATGAAGCAAAAACCATAAAAGCAATCCAAAACTTAGGAAATGCGTTAAAGATTAAGACACCTCATGTTATTGAAGCGTT from Anaerobacillus sp. CMMVII includes these protein-coding regions:
- a CDS encoding cbb3-type cytochrome c oxidase subunit II, coding for MQVPNENAELRNYAFDSAEYRGREVYIREGCHVCHTMFVRPVLADSALGPISQPADYYYEAPAMLGSKRTGADLMWVGNRWNADWHREHLKKSTKDLTRKHNAEVRLFE
- a CDS encoding cbb3-type cytochrome c oxidase subunit I gives rise to the protein MTTQQATNDIYRPTKIFFYSSLVWLVVGMLYGLILALKFIWPNFLVWGPLQVYLQFGRIRPIHTNMLLFGWLSMANIAALFYVIPKLCRNQLAFPKLAVYLAYAWNFIIIVGSIALTLGYTTVAEYAEWPLWIDILVVLGVVTLALICFTTIAQRNEKQLYVSLWYFMGSLIWLPGLYIIGNLPYKLLSGVPQFLIFWFYGHNVIGLWFTTVGVGLIYYLLPYLSKNPLYSHRLSLIGFWTIATFYVWNGPHHLQNGPIPLWLMKAGIIPSVLLIIPVWAVLANVFGTMKGKWHVVAHNTPLKFLVSGAIFYLITCLQGPFQSLQGPSSIVKFTDWVPGHAHLPVFGAFSYVAFAMMYYTIPKITYQNIYSQRLMETHYWLSTIGLLLFTFSTWTAGVFEGFAWIEGAQYGLQFVEMLVAMRPFFWIRAIGGTLMFGAQIFFIVNIYKTIRLSKGSQNTNESTA
- a CDS encoding TetR/AcrR family transcriptional regulator, with translation MVIHYFYRRWGKTLAKRRGQKYDQIIEAAVKVIAQNGYHHSQVSKIAKEAGVADGTIYLYFKNKEDILVSLFQEKMGKFIQKIEDELAGESSIEEKLLLLITMHLQQLQADHSLAIVTQLELRQSNIELRNRINEVLRGYLKLIDTIILLGIKEGIFSEEIDVRIARQMIFGTIDEVVTNWVMKEHKYNLVQLATFIHTMLLNALKK
- a CDS encoding enoyl-CoA hydratase, with the translated sequence MSKYQFFLVKQEDRIATVTINHPPANALSSPLLRELSTVFDELESNEEVKVIVLHGQGRFFAAGADIKEFTTVETGADFAQLAEYGQKLFDRIEQFKKPVIAAIHGAALGGGLELAMACHIRLVSTTTKLGLPELQLGLIPGFAGSQRLPRYVGVAKAAEMLLTSEPISGSEAVSLGLANHAYNEEELMERAYELAKKLTKKSAVSMKLALELLTYANNYRFEEGVNKEAELFGIAFDSEDGQEGIKAFIEKRPPQFKDR
- a CDS encoding electron transfer flavoprotein subunit beta/FixA family protein — its product is MNIFVVMKRTFDTEEKITLSNGSINEDGAEFIINPYDEYAIEEALVLREKHGGEVTVVSFGQEAVEKEIRTALAMGADKAILVDSEEVDDKDQFTTAKVLATLLKDKEVDIILAGNVAVDGGSGQVGPRIAEELEIAHVTSVTKIEVEGTVATIERDVEGDKEVIEVSLPVLVTAQQGLNEPRYPSLPGIMKAKKKPLERLELDDLDLEEEDVEAKTKTVEIYLPPKKEAGKILTGEIADQAKELVSLLKTEAKVI
- a CDS encoding electron transfer flavoprotein subunit alpha/FixB family protein, with translation MARKVLVLADVRDNSFRNVSFETIAAAKRIVNGGEVVSVLLGENVSGLTGELFHYGADRVLTVESSSLKEYTSDAYSQALLQIIDTEAPDAVFMGHTAVGKDLAPRIAMRKQAGLISDAIDLEAVGEEVIFTRPIYSGKAFEKKVVTDGIILATIRPNNIAPLAKDESRTGEVTAISVDIKDLRTTIKEIVRKSTGGVDLSEAKIVIAGGRGVKSEEGFKKLYELADVLGAAVGASRGACDAEYCDYSLQIGQTGKVVTPDLYIALGISGAIQHVAGMSNSKCIVAVNKDPEATIFSIADYGIVGDLFEVLPILIEEFKKEVVSS
- the trxA gene encoding thioredoxin, translating into MAIVNVTDQTFTSETSEGVVLVDFWAPWCGPCKMIAPVLEELDAELGGKAKVVKIDVDENQETAGKFGVMSIPTLLVFKNGEVVDQVVGFQPKEALAELLNKHL
- the uvrC gene encoding excinuclease ABC subunit UvrC — encoded protein: MEKLKEKLAILPDQPGCYLMKDRQGTTIYVGKAKILKNRVRSYFTGSHDGKTQLLVSEIEDFEYIITSSNFEALILEHNLIKKYDPKYNVMLKDDKSYPYLKVTSEEHPRLITTRNVKKDKGKYFGPYPNAAAASETKKLLDRLYPLRKCSTIPDRVCLYYHINQCLGPCIQDVSKGTNREMVEEITRFLNGGHKEIKKSLIAKMEKAAEALEFERAKEYRDQIQHIEAVMEKQKMTIADDIDRDVFGFAYDKGWMCVQVFFVRQGKLIERDVSLFPVYQEPDEEFLTFLGQFYSQKEHLKPKEIFLPNTIDKDLASEFIQVRTVHPQKGTKKDLVDLATKNADAALKDKFALIERDEAKTIKAIQNLGNALKIKTPHVIEAFDNSNIQGVDPVSAMVSFVDGKPNRKGYRKYKVKTVRGPDDYESMREVVRRRYLRQLKEELPLPDLIVIDGGKGQISAAQSVIEDELGLAIPVCGLAKDAKHRTSQLLMGDPPEVIPLKRDCQEFYLLQRIQDEVHRFAITFHRQIRSKTLFTSVLDEVEGVGEKRKQALLKHFGSVKKMKEANLEDFQQIGIPVKIAQSLMEKLKGS